The following are encoded together in the Streptomyces sp. NBC_01465 genome:
- a CDS encoding TIGR04282 family arsenosugar biosynthesis glycosyltransferase, translating into MTTLLVIAKAPVPGRVKTRLTPPWTPEEAAALAEAALTDTLHAVLDTPARRRVLVLDGAVGDWLPPGFDVVPQSAGGLDERLAAAFEGCTGPALLVGMDTPQITPALLAPALDGWDGCDAWFGPAYDGGFWALGLAEPRGDLIRGVPMSTPETGALQRKRLTDAGLTVRDLPRLRDVDTDADARLVAAEAPHSRFAAALGAAV; encoded by the coding sequence GTGACCACCCTTCTCGTCATCGCCAAAGCGCCGGTGCCGGGGCGCGTCAAGACGCGGCTCACCCCGCCCTGGACCCCCGAGGAGGCGGCCGCACTCGCGGAGGCCGCCCTCACCGACACGCTCCACGCCGTACTCGACACTCCGGCCCGGCGCCGCGTCCTGGTCCTCGACGGAGCCGTGGGGGACTGGCTGCCACCGGGCTTCGACGTCGTCCCGCAGAGCGCGGGCGGCCTCGACGAGCGCCTCGCCGCGGCCTTCGAGGGCTGTACGGGGCCTGCGCTGCTCGTCGGCATGGACACCCCACAGATCACCCCCGCGCTGCTGGCCCCCGCACTCGACGGGTGGGACGGCTGCGACGCCTGGTTCGGCCCCGCGTACGACGGCGGATTCTGGGCGCTGGGCCTGGCCGAACCCCGGGGGGATCTGATCCGGGGAGTCCCCATGTCGACCCCGGAGACCGGCGCTCTCCAGCGCAAGCGCCTGACCGACGCAGGGCTCACGGTCCGAGACCTGCCGCGCCTGAGGGACGTCGACACGGACGCGGACGCCCGCCTCGTCGCGGCCGAGGCCCCGCACTCCCGGTTCGCAGCAGCGCTCGGCGCCGCCGTATGA
- a CDS encoding response regulator transcription factor produces MQNPHPDPHSVPRPARILVVDDDPTVAEVVTGYLERAGHLVDRAADGPEALRRAAERWPDLVVLDLMLPGMDGLEVCRELRGRGPVPVIMLTARGDEDDRILGLEIGADDYVTKPFSPRELVLRVESVLRRSRAGADTRPGPLLAAAGISMDPAARRATKDGSELALTLREFDLLEYLLRHPGQACSRERLMHEVWGWEFGDLSTVTVHVRRLRGKIESDPGAPALIQTVWGVGYRFEVSEA; encoded by the coding sequence ATGCAGAACCCTCATCCCGATCCGCACTCCGTGCCGCGCCCCGCGCGCATCCTGGTCGTCGACGACGACCCGACCGTCGCGGAGGTCGTCACCGGCTATCTGGAACGGGCCGGACACCTCGTCGACCGGGCGGCCGACGGCCCCGAGGCGCTGCGCCGGGCCGCCGAACGCTGGCCGGACCTGGTGGTGCTCGATCTGATGCTGCCGGGCATGGACGGCCTGGAGGTCTGCCGGGAGCTGCGCGGCCGGGGCCCCGTACCCGTGATCATGCTGACCGCGCGAGGTGACGAGGACGACCGGATCCTCGGTCTGGAGATAGGCGCGGACGACTACGTGACGAAGCCCTTCAGCCCGCGCGAGCTGGTGCTGCGCGTCGAGTCGGTGCTGCGCCGCAGCCGGGCGGGCGCGGACACCAGGCCGGGGCCGCTGCTCGCGGCGGCGGGGATCTCCATGGATCCGGCGGCCCGGAGGGCCACCAAGGACGGGTCCGAACTCGCCCTGACACTGCGCGAGTTCGATCTCCTGGAGTATCTGCTGCGCCATCCCGGGCAGGCCTGCAGCCGTGAGCGGCTGATGCACGAGGTGTGGGGGTGGGAGTTCGGTGATCTGTCGACGGTCACCGTTCATGTGCGGCGGCTGCGCGGGAAGATCGAGAGCGATCCGGGTGCGCCCGCGCTCATCCAGACGGTGTGGGGCGTCGGCTACCGCTTCGAGGTGAGCGAGGCGTGA
- a CDS encoding molybdopterin-dependent oxidoreductase, whose amino-acid sequence MEHSPPRLDLRRLLPRFNGRLHDPRTATAIGRWLGAAFAVCLVTGVVSHYLQHPPGALVDVLPSRPVWGYRLSQGLHVASGIAAIPLLLAKLWTVYPRLFVWPPAESVLHGLERLSVGLLVAASVFEVFTGLLNTVQWYPWPFSFVPVHFAVAWVVAGSVLLHVAVKYPLIRAHWRLRSPGTLALPTEDGPDRRSLLRGVTAAVGAVTVVTVGQSFTPLGRLDLLAPRHPDHGPQGLPVNRTAAAARTLAVDTAEWRLTVTGPRPYELTLDELRALPQSAAELPIACVEGWSKSAHWGGVRIRDLLDRAGAPPGAGLRVVSLEHRGAYRVMEMGREYARDPLTLLALRLNGGVLTPDHGFPARIIAPNRPGVLQTKWVTRLEVL is encoded by the coding sequence ATGGAACACTCACCGCCGCGGCTGGATCTCCGACGTCTGCTGCCGCGTTTCAACGGCCGGTTGCACGACCCCAGGACGGCGACGGCGATCGGCCGGTGGCTGGGGGCGGCGTTCGCCGTCTGTCTTGTCACCGGGGTCGTCAGCCATTACCTGCAGCATCCACCGGGCGCGCTCGTCGATGTACTGCCGAGCCGGCCGGTGTGGGGCTACCGGCTGAGTCAGGGGCTGCATGTGGCGAGCGGGATCGCCGCGATTCCGCTGCTGCTCGCGAAGCTGTGGACGGTCTATCCGCGGCTGTTCGTGTGGCCGCCGGCCGAGTCCGTGCTCCACGGTCTGGAGCGGCTCTCGGTGGGGCTGCTGGTCGCCGCGTCGGTGTTCGAGGTGTTCACGGGGCTGCTCAACACGGTCCAGTGGTATCCCTGGCCGTTCTCGTTCGTGCCGGTGCACTTCGCGGTCGCCTGGGTGGTGGCGGGGTCGGTGCTGCTGCATGTGGCGGTCAAGTACCCATTGATCAGGGCGCATTGGCGGCTCCGCTCCCCCGGGACGCTCGCACTGCCCACCGAGGACGGGCCGGACCGGCGGTCGCTGCTGCGCGGGGTGACGGCGGCGGTGGGCGCGGTGACCGTGGTGACGGTGGGGCAGTCGTTCACCCCGCTGGGGCGGCTCGATCTGCTGGCTCCGCGCCATCCGGATCACGGTCCGCAGGGGCTGCCGGTCAACCGTACGGCCGCTGCTGCCAGGACATTGGCGGTCGACACCGCCGAGTGGCGGCTGACGGTGACCGGCCCGCGTCCGTACGAGCTGACGCTCGACGAGCTCCGGGCGCTTCCGCAGAGCGCGGCCGAGCTGCCGATCGCGTGCGTGGAGGGGTGGTCGAAGTCGGCGCACTGGGGAGGGGTGCGGATCCGGGACCTCCTGGACCGGGCGGGTGCGCCGCCGGGGGCCGGGCTGCGGGTCGTGTCGCTCGAACACCGGGGCGCGTACCGAGTGATGGAGATGGGGCGCGAGTACGCCCGCGATCCGCTGACGCTGCTGGCGCTGCGACTCAATGGCGGCGTCCTCACGCCCGATCACGGTTTCCCTGCGCGGATCATCGCGCCGAACCGGCCCGGTGTGCTGCAGACCAAGTGGGTCACCCGGCTGGAGGTGCTGTGA
- a CDS encoding class I SAM-dependent methyltransferase: MSAPVQQRAWQADPYADALRTGRGPLFLRRADGWLLPLEVERWCAGADRADMSVLGRCEGSVLDIGCGPGRLVAGLAALGHRVLGIDVSPAAVDRTTREGGAALCRSVFDTLPGEGRWGTALLIDGNIGIGGDPRALLLRAAQLVVRGGLLLVEAAPVEVDERVRVRVDDGRGGSGADFPWARVGVQAVLRHGRATGWSESGAWQEQGRRFVALRRTPQLPRQ; encoded by the coding sequence ATGAGCGCCCCCGTACAGCAGCGCGCCTGGCAGGCCGACCCGTACGCGGACGCCCTGCGCACCGGACGCGGCCCGCTGTTCCTGCGCCGGGCCGACGGCTGGCTGCTGCCGCTGGAGGTGGAGCGCTGGTGCGCGGGCGCGGACCGCGCCGACATGTCCGTACTCGGCCGCTGCGAGGGCTCCGTCCTGGACATCGGCTGCGGGCCAGGACGGCTGGTCGCAGGGCTGGCGGCGCTGGGCCACCGGGTGCTCGGCATCGATGTGAGCCCGGCGGCCGTCGACCGTACGACCAGGGAAGGCGGAGCCGCCCTGTGCCGTTCGGTCTTCGACACGCTGCCGGGCGAGGGTCGCTGGGGCACGGCCCTGCTCATCGACGGCAACATCGGCATCGGCGGCGACCCCCGAGCTCTCCTTCTCCGGGCGGCCCAACTCGTCGTCCGGGGCGGCCTGTTGCTCGTCGAGGCCGCCCCGGTCGAGGTGGACGAACGCGTGCGGGTCAGGGTCGACGACGGCCGCGGCGGAAGCGGCGCGGACTTCCCTTGGGCGCGGGTGGGGGTGCAGGCCGTTCTCCGTCATGGCCGCGCCACCGGATGGAGCGAATCCGGCGCATGGCAGGAGCAGGGCCGCCGGTTCGTCGCACTACGGCGTACGCCACAGCTGCCGCGGCAGTGA
- a CDS encoding sensor histidine kinase, producing the protein MKDLLLIALYAFAGACAAGLLGALVLRLLRRRSVAVVLTVVAAVAVTAMLAGTLVVAWAMFLSAHDLKVVTLVAAMAAVVSLATALLLGRWVVAGSKALTLAARSFGEGGSFAAPDGAATSELADLGRELAATSAKLAASRERERALETSRRELVAWISHDLRTPLAGLRAMSEALEDGMAADPERYFRQIRTEVDRLNSMVGDLFELSRIHAGALTLTPTRISVYDLVGDAMAGADPLAREHGVRLVGEGVEPVPVEVDGKEMTRVLANLLVNAIHRTPADGTVAVAAELRSGSVVLSVTDGCGGIPEGDLERVFDTGWRGSEARTPPAGAGLGLAIVRGIVEAHEGRAAVRNVTGGCRFEVTLPAAPI; encoded by the coding sequence GTGAAGGACCTCCTGCTGATCGCGCTGTACGCCTTCGCCGGGGCCTGTGCGGCCGGGCTCCTCGGGGCCCTGGTGCTGCGGCTGCTCCGCCGGCGTTCGGTCGCCGTCGTGCTGACCGTCGTCGCCGCGGTGGCGGTGACCGCGATGCTGGCCGGGACGCTGGTGGTGGCGTGGGCGATGTTCCTGTCGGCGCACGACCTGAAGGTGGTGACGCTGGTGGCGGCGATGGCGGCCGTGGTCTCGCTGGCCACCGCGCTGCTGCTCGGCCGCTGGGTCGTGGCGGGGAGCAAGGCGCTGACCTTGGCCGCCCGCTCCTTCGGCGAGGGCGGTTCCTTTGCCGCGCCGGACGGCGCAGCCACCTCCGAACTGGCCGATCTGGGACGGGAATTGGCGGCCACGAGTGCCAAGCTGGCTGCTTCGCGCGAGCGAGAGCGGGCGCTGGAGACTTCGCGCCGTGAGCTCGTCGCCTGGATCTCGCACGACCTGCGTACGCCGCTGGCCGGTCTGAGGGCGATGTCGGAGGCGCTGGAGGACGGCATGGCGGCCGATCCCGAGCGCTACTTCCGGCAGATCCGTACCGAGGTGGACCGGCTCAACTCGATGGTCGGCGACCTCTTCGAGCTCTCCCGGATCCATGCGGGTGCGCTGACGCTCACTCCGACCCGGATCTCCGTGTACGACCTGGTGGGCGATGCGATGGCCGGCGCCGATCCCCTGGCGCGCGAGCACGGGGTGCGGCTGGTCGGCGAGGGTGTCGAGCCGGTGCCGGTGGAGGTCGACGGCAAGGAGATGACGCGGGTGCTGGCCAATCTGCTGGTCAACGCCATCCACCGGACGCCCGCCGACGGCACGGTCGCGGTCGCCGCCGAGCTGCGGTCCGGGTCGGTGGTGCTGTCGGTGACCGACGGCTGCGGCGGGATTCCCGAAGGCGATCTGGAGCGCGTCTTCGACACGGGCTGGCGCGGCAGTGAGGCCCGCACTCCCCCGGCGGGTGCGGGCCTCGGTCTGGCGATCGTGCGCGGCATCGTGGAGGCTCACGAGGGGCGGGCCGCCGTCCGTAACGTGACGGGCGGCTGCCGCTTCGAGGTCACTCTCCCCGCAGCCCCGATCTAG
- a CDS encoding glycosyltransferase family 2 protein, with amino-acid sequence MSVSDSYGEGVTDSPPTSVDVVLPCLDEAAALPWVLERIPAGWRAVVVDNGSTDGSPALAERLGATVVHEPRRGFGAACHAGLLAARADIVCFCDCDASLDPGLLPALVEQVTGGETDLALGRRRPQGRGAWPLHARAGNLALSRMLRSRTGVHLRDLGPMRAARREALLGLGLTDRRSGYPLEMVVRAADAGWRIAESDVPYRPRTGKSKVTGTWRGTWQAVADMRAVLVGAAAR; translated from the coding sequence ATGTCCGTTTCTGATTCGTACGGTGAGGGCGTGACCGACTCACCTCCGACGTCCGTGGACGTCGTCCTCCCCTGCCTCGACGAGGCCGCCGCGCTGCCCTGGGTGCTGGAACGCATTCCCGCCGGCTGGCGGGCCGTCGTCGTCGACAACGGATCCACCGACGGATCGCCCGCACTCGCCGAGCGCCTCGGTGCGACCGTCGTCCACGAGCCCCGGCGCGGCTTCGGCGCCGCCTGCCACGCCGGACTGCTCGCGGCCCGGGCCGACATCGTGTGCTTCTGCGACTGCGACGCCTCCCTGGACCCCGGACTGCTCCCCGCCCTCGTAGAGCAGGTGACCGGCGGAGAGACAGACCTCGCCCTCGGGCGGCGGCGACCCCAGGGCCGCGGCGCCTGGCCGTTGCACGCCAGGGCCGGCAATCTCGCCCTCTCGCGAATGCTGCGCTCCCGGACCGGAGTGCACCTGCGCGACCTCGGCCCGATGCGGGCCGCCCGCCGCGAGGCGCTGCTCGGGCTCGGTCTCACCGACCGGCGCAGCGGCTATCCGCTGGAGATGGTCGTACGGGCCGCCGACGCCGGCTGGCGGATCGCCGAGAGCGACGTCCCGTACCGCCCGCGCACCGGAAAGTCCAAGGTCACCGGCACCTGGCGGGGCACCTGGCAGGCCGTCGCCGACATGCGCGCGGTCCTGGTCGGGGCGGCCGCCCGGTGA